The following coding sequences lie in one Burkholderia cepacia genomic window:
- a CDS encoding tetratricopeptide repeat protein: MSYHDEQESIESLKAWWARWGNLTTWIVLAALVVAAGFNGWNYWQRRQAAEASGLYEQVQKAAAANDKATMARAAADMEDKFGSTPYAQMTALSAAKTLYAAGDAAGAKAQLQWAVDHAKDNEYKQIAKLRLASLLLDEKAYDAGLTLLSGTPVDAFKGLVADRRGDLLAAQGKTDDARAAYKLALDGLSKDDQSARQLVQFKLDALGG; this comes from the coding sequence ATGAGTTATCACGACGAACAAGAATCGATTGAAAGTCTCAAGGCGTGGTGGGCCCGCTGGGGCAACCTCACCACGTGGATCGTGCTCGCGGCGCTCGTCGTCGCGGCCGGTTTCAACGGCTGGAACTACTGGCAGCGCCGTCAGGCTGCCGAGGCGTCCGGGCTGTACGAGCAGGTCCAGAAGGCCGCCGCCGCGAACGACAAGGCGACGATGGCCCGCGCGGCCGCCGACATGGAAGACAAGTTCGGCAGCACGCCGTATGCGCAGATGACGGCGCTCTCGGCCGCGAAGACGCTGTATGCAGCCGGCGACGCGGCAGGCGCGAAGGCGCAACTGCAGTGGGCCGTCGATCACGCCAAGGACAACGAGTACAAGCAGATCGCGAAGCTGCGTCTCGCGTCGCTGCTGCTCGACGAAAAGGCGTACGACGCGGGCCTCACGCTGCTGTCGGGTACGCCGGTCGATGCATTCAAGGGCCTCGTGGCCGATCGTCGCGGCGATCTGCTGGCCGCGCAAGGCAAGACCGACGATGCGCGCGCCGCTTACAAGCTCGCGCTCGACGGCCTGTCGAAGGACGACCAGTCTGCGCGGCAACTCGTGCAGTTCAAGCTGGACGCGCTCGGCGGCTGA
- the hisS gene encoding histidine--tRNA ligase, giving the protein MTEQKRKIEKLTGVKGMNDILPQDAGLWEFFEATVKSLLRAYGYQNIRTPIVEHTQLFTRGIGEVTDIVEKEMYSFTDALNGENLTMRPENTAAVVRASIEHNMLYDGPKRLWYIGPMFRHERPQRGRYRQFHQVGVEALGFAGPDADAEIIMMCQRLWDDLGLTGIKLEINSLGLAEERAAHRVELIKYLEQFADVLDEDAKRRLYTNPLRVLDTKNPALQEIAQNAPKLIDFLGEESRAHFEGLQRLLLANNIPFKINPRLVRGLDYYNLTVFEWVTDKLGAQGTVAAGGRYDPLIEQLGGKPTAACGWAMGIERILELLKEDDLAPEQEGVDVYVVHQGETAREQAFIAAERLRDTGLDVIFHCSADGATASFKSQMKRADASGAAFAVIFGEEEVANGTVGVKALRGAGADGEKNVQQTVPVESLTEFLINAMVASAEDGDD; this is encoded by the coding sequence ATGACTGAACAGAAACGCAAGATCGAGAAGCTCACCGGCGTCAAGGGCATGAACGACATCCTTCCGCAGGATGCCGGCCTGTGGGAATTCTTCGAAGCTACCGTGAAATCGCTGCTGCGCGCGTACGGCTACCAAAACATCCGCACGCCGATCGTCGAACACACGCAGCTCTTCACGCGCGGCATCGGCGAAGTCACCGACATCGTCGAGAAAGAGATGTACAGCTTCACCGACGCGCTGAACGGCGAAAACCTGACGATGCGCCCGGAAAACACCGCGGCCGTCGTGCGCGCGTCGATCGAGCACAACATGCTGTACGACGGCCCGAAGCGCCTGTGGTACATCGGCCCGATGTTCCGTCACGAGCGTCCGCAGCGCGGCCGCTATCGCCAGTTCCATCAGGTCGGCGTCGAGGCGCTCGGCTTCGCGGGTCCCGATGCGGATGCCGAGATCATCATGATGTGTCAGCGCCTGTGGGACGACCTCGGCCTGACCGGCATCAAGCTCGAGATCAACTCGCTCGGCCTTGCCGAAGAGCGTGCCGCGCACCGCGTCGAACTGATCAAGTACCTCGAGCAGTTCGCCGACGTGCTCGACGAGGACGCAAAGCGCCGTCTGTATACGAACCCGCTGCGCGTGCTCGACACGAAGAATCCCGCGCTGCAGGAGATCGCGCAGAACGCGCCGAAGCTGATCGACTTCCTCGGCGAAGAATCGCGCGCGCACTTCGAAGGGCTGCAGCGTCTGCTGCTCGCGAACAATATTCCGTTCAAGATCAACCCGCGTCTCGTGCGCGGCCTCGATTACTACAACCTGACCGTGTTCGAGTGGGTGACCGACAAGCTCGGCGCGCAGGGCACGGTCGCGGCCGGCGGCCGCTACGATCCGCTGATCGAGCAGCTCGGCGGCAAGCCGACCGCCGCGTGCGGCTGGGCGATGGGCATCGAGCGCATTCTCGAGCTGCTGAAAGAAGACGATCTCGCGCCCGAGCAGGAAGGTGTCGATGTGTACGTCGTGCATCAGGGCGAGACCGCGCGTGAACAGGCGTTCATCGCGGCCGAGCGCCTGCGCGATACGGGCCTTGACGTGATCTTCCACTGCAGCGCCGATGGCGCGACGGCAAGCTTCAAGTCGCAGATGAAGCGGGCCGACGCGAGCGGCGCCGCGTTCGCGGTGATCTTCGGCGAAGAGGAAGTCGCGAACGGCACGGTGGGCGTGAAAGCGCTGCGCGGTGCGGGTGCGGATGGGGAAAAGAACGTTCAGCAGACCGTACCGGTCGAAAGCTTGACCGAATTCCTAATCAATGCGATGGTTGCATCCGCCGAAGACGGCGACGACTGA
- a CDS encoding Bax inhibitor-1/YccA family protein has translation MNDYPYNFGRGGSVSTAEVRNRVLRNTYWLLALSMVPTVLGAWVGVATGFSLFAATSPMMSLLAFFAIAFGFMFAIERTKNSAAGVFVLLGFTFFMGLMLSRLLSFILGFSNGPSLIMLAFGGTGIIFAAMATIATVSKRDFSGLGKWLFMGVIVILLASVANIFLQLPALMLTVSVLAIAIFSAYMLFDVQRVVNGGETNYISATLAIYLDLYNVFTNLLALLGIFGGNRN, from the coding sequence ATGAACGACTATCCGTACAATTTCGGCCGCGGCGGTTCCGTCAGCACCGCCGAGGTTCGCAACCGCGTGCTGCGGAACACGTACTGGCTGCTCGCGCTGTCGATGGTGCCGACCGTGCTGGGCGCCTGGGTCGGCGTCGCGACGGGCTTCTCGCTGTTCGCGGCCACGAGCCCGATGATGAGCCTGCTCGCGTTCTTCGCGATCGCGTTCGGCTTCATGTTCGCGATCGAGCGGACGAAAAACAGCGCGGCCGGCGTGTTCGTGCTGCTCGGCTTCACGTTCTTCATGGGCCTGATGCTGTCGCGACTGCTGAGCTTCATCCTCGGCTTCTCGAACGGCCCGTCGCTGATCATGCTCGCGTTCGGCGGCACCGGCATCATCTTCGCCGCGATGGCGACGATCGCCACCGTCAGCAAGCGCGATTTCTCGGGTCTCGGCAAGTGGCTGTTCATGGGCGTGATCGTGATCCTGCTCGCGTCGGTCGCGAACATCTTCCTGCAACTGCCGGCGCTGATGCTCACCGTATCGGTGCTCGCGATCGCGATCTTCTCCGCGTACATGCTGTTCGACGTCCAGCGCGTCGTGAACGGCGGCGAGACGAACTACATCTCGGCCACGCTCGCGATCTACCTCGACCTGTACAACGTGTTCACGAACCTGCTCGCCCTGCTCGGCATCTTCGGCGGCAACCGCAACTGA
- the hflX gene encoding GTPase HflX, whose protein sequence is MINAALVGIDFGKTDFEASLEELSLLASSAGARPAVTLTGRRSSPDAKMFIGSGKAEELRLACDAHNVEIVIFNHALAPAQQRNLEQALNRRVVDRTSLILDIFAQRARSHEGKLQVELAQLQYLSTRLIRAWTHLERQKGGIGLRGPGETQLETDRRLIGERIKMLKSRLDRLRRQHSTQRRQRARSGTMSVSLVGYTNAGKSTLFNALTKAQAYAADQLFATLDTTSRRVYLGDEVGQIVVSDTVGFIRELPHQLVAAFRATLEETIHADLLLHVVDASSAVRLEQIEQVNGVLHEIGADTIRQVLVFNKIDAVPELAARGDAVERDEYGNISRVFLSARTGQGLDTLRAAIAEIASAEHLSSATLPSGALDGAPAEPHEDHTISEHGR, encoded by the coding sequence TTGATCAACGCAGCGCTCGTCGGCATCGATTTCGGCAAGACCGATTTCGAAGCCAGTCTCGAAGAACTCAGTCTTCTCGCCTCCAGCGCGGGGGCCCGTCCCGCCGTCACCCTCACAGGTCGTCGCTCCAGTCCCGATGCCAAGATGTTCATCGGCAGCGGCAAAGCCGAAGAGCTGCGGCTTGCCTGCGACGCGCACAACGTCGAAATCGTCATCTTCAACCACGCCCTTGCGCCGGCCCAGCAACGCAATCTGGAGCAGGCACTTAACAGGCGTGTGGTCGACCGCACGAGCCTCATCCTCGACATCTTCGCGCAGCGCGCCCGCAGTCACGAAGGCAAGTTGCAGGTCGAACTCGCGCAGCTGCAATACCTGTCGACACGACTCATTCGTGCGTGGACCCACCTTGAACGGCAGAAGGGCGGTATCGGCCTGCGCGGCCCCGGCGAAACGCAGCTCGAAACCGACCGCCGGCTGATCGGCGAACGCATCAAGATGCTGAAGTCGCGGCTCGACCGGCTGCGTCGGCAGCACAGTACGCAGCGTCGGCAGCGTGCGCGCAGCGGCACGATGTCGGTGTCGCTCGTCGGCTACACGAACGCGGGCAAGTCGACGCTGTTCAATGCACTGACGAAAGCGCAGGCCTACGCGGCCGACCAGCTGTTCGCCACGCTCGATACGACGTCGCGGCGCGTGTACCTCGGCGACGAGGTCGGTCAGATCGTCGTGTCGGATACGGTCGGGTTCATCCGCGAGCTGCCTCACCAGCTCGTCGCGGCATTCCGCGCGACCCTCGAGGAAACGATCCACGCGGATCTGCTGCTGCACGTGGTCGACGCGTCGAGCGCGGTCAGGCTCGAGCAGATCGAGCAGGTCAACGGCGTGCTGCACGAGATTGGCGCGGACACGATCCGGCAGGTGCTGGTGTTCAACAAGATCGACGCCGTGCCCGAGCTGGCGGCCCGCGGCGACGCGGTCGAGCGGGACGAATATGGTAATATTTCGCGCGTCTTTTTGAGCGCGCGCACCGGTCAGGGTCTTGATACGTTGCGTGCCGCCATCGCCGAAATCGCCTCCGCGGAACACCTCTCCAGCGCGACGTTACCCAGCGGCGCGCTCGACGGCGCACCCGCTGAACCACACGAAGACCACACGATTTCCGAACACGGGCGCTAA
- the hfq gene encoding RNA chaperone Hfq, with amino-acid sequence MSNKGQLLQDPFLNALRKEHVPVSIYLVNGIKLQGNIESFDQYVVLLRNTVTQMVYKHAISTVVPARPVNFHPDAEVSS; translated from the coding sequence ATGAGCAACAAAGGGCAATTGTTACAAGACCCGTTTTTGAACGCACTGCGCAAAGAGCACGTTCCCGTTTCGATCTACCTCGTCAATGGCATCAAGCTTCAAGGGAACATTGAATCGTTCGACCAGTACGTCGTGTTGCTCCGTAATACGGTGACCCAGATGGTCTACAAGCACGCCATCTCGACGGTCGTGCCGGCGCGCCCGGTGAATTTCCACCCGGACGCGGAAGTCTCGTCCTAA
- the ndk gene encoding nucleoside-diphosphate kinase, whose protein sequence is MAIERTLSIIKPDAVAKNVIGQIYSRFEGAGLKIVASRMAHLSRADAEKFYAVHAARPFFKDLVDFMISGPVMIQVLEGEGAILKNRDLMGATDPKKAEKGTIRADFADSIDANAVHGSDAAETAAVEVAFFFPEMNVYSR, encoded by the coding sequence ATGGCAATCGAGCGCACCCTGTCGATCATCAAGCCGGATGCGGTGGCAAAGAACGTGATCGGCCAGATCTACAGCCGTTTCGAAGGCGCCGGCCTGAAGATCGTCGCATCGCGCATGGCACACCTGTCGCGTGCAGACGCAGAGAAGTTCTACGCGGTTCACGCAGCGCGTCCGTTCTTCAAGGACCTCGTCGATTTCATGATCTCGGGCCCGGTGATGATCCAGGTTCTGGAAGGTGAAGGCGCGATCCTGAAGAACCGCGACCTGATGGGCGCAACGGATCCGAAGAAGGCAGAAAAGGGCACGATCCGCGCCGATTTCGCCGACAGCATCGACGCGAACGCCGTTCACGGCTCGGACGCTGCAGAAACGGCAGCGGTCGAAGTCGCGTTCTTCTTCCCGGAAATGAACGTTTACTCGCGTTAA
- a CDS encoding helix-turn-helix domain-containing protein, which translates to MSEPQPTNGAETNAAKPAPAGLESLAAVGSRLAQLRETKGWSVDDVSARLKVAPQKLRALEAGDISHLPGVTFALGVVRSYAKMLGVDPEPFAQALRRERGVPEVDLSMPASSGTDLPRGRVSIPLGGSSRHHPWLWGTAIVVVAVVAVLMWHTGGDSSSLLARLKGNDAEHASAASASAASSAAVEEAAASGASTVAANEVPAPAAASAAPAIASAVPAPAAPVATAVASQPVVATTAASAAAPAQPASVVVAAGQSMVELKVKQDCWFSVRDKNGKELFSALVRAGETKQVAGDGPFKVTIGNKAGLDAVAFDGKPVDPAKYSAARGNVARFTLP; encoded by the coding sequence ATGAGTGAGCCGCAGCCGACTAACGGCGCAGAGACGAATGCCGCGAAACCGGCACCGGCGGGACTGGAATCGCTGGCAGCAGTCGGCAGCCGGCTGGCGCAGCTTCGGGAGACGAAGGGCTGGTCGGTCGACGACGTGTCGGCGCGACTCAAGGTCGCACCGCAGAAGCTCCGGGCGCTCGAGGCCGGCGACATCAGCCATCTGCCCGGTGTGACGTTCGCGCTCGGTGTCGTGCGCAGTTACGCGAAGATGCTCGGCGTTGACCCGGAACCGTTCGCGCAGGCGTTGCGCCGTGAGCGCGGGGTACCGGAAGTCGACCTGTCGATGCCCGCGTCGTCGGGGACGGATCTGCCGCGCGGCCGTGTATCGATTCCGCTGGGTGGCTCGTCGCGTCATCATCCGTGGCTGTGGGGAACGGCGATCGTCGTCGTCGCGGTGGTCGCCGTACTGATGTGGCACACTGGCGGCGATTCGTCGAGCCTGCTCGCGCGCCTGAAGGGCAACGACGCGGAGCATGCGTCGGCGGCGAGCGCTTCGGCTGCATCGTCGGCCGCTGTCGAAGAAGCGGCCGCAAGCGGTGCGTCGACCGTCGCCGCCAATGAGGTTCCGGCCCCGGCGGCCGCATCTGCGGCGCCGGCGATTGCATCGGCTGTTCCGGCGCCCGCGGCGCCGGTCGCGACGGCCGTTGCATCGCAACCGGTCGTGGCCACGACGGCGGCAAGCGCCGCCGCGCCGGCCCAGCCGGCGAGCGTCGTGGTCGCGGCAGGCCAGTCGATGGTCGAACTGAAGGTCAAGCAGGATTGCTGGTTCAGCGTGCGCGACAAGAATGGCAAGGAGCTGTTCTCGGCGCTGGTGCGGGCCGGCGAGACGAAGCAGGTCGCCGGTGACGGGCCGTTCAAGGTCACGATCGGCAACAAGGCAGGCCTCGACGCAGTCGCGTTCGACGGAAAGCCGGTCGATCCGGCAAAATATTCGGCAGCGCGGGGTAATGTGGCACGGTTCACGTTGCCCTGA
- the ispG gene encoding flavodoxin-dependent (E)-4-hydroxy-3-methylbut-2-enyl-diphosphate synthase — protein sequence MQSEAQSPRSSQICSTEPVFGGHQPRRVSHAVDVRWGGQLVTIGGDAPVRVQSMTNTDTADAIGTAIQIKELANAGSELVRITVNTPEAAAAVPAIREQLDRMGVTVPLVGDFHYNGHLLLRDYPGCAEALSKYRINPGNVGQGAKRDTQFALMIEAAAKYDKVVRIGVNWGSLDQDLLARMMDENGARSQPWGAQSVMYEALIQSAIGSAERAVELGLGRDRIVLSCKVSGVQDLIAVYRELGRRCGFALHLGLTEAGMGSKGIVASTAALGVLLQEGIGDTIRISLTPEPGAPRTGEVIVGQEILQTMGLRSFAPMVIACPGCGRTTSTLFQELAMQIQTYLREQMPVWRKEYPGVEKMNVAVMGCIVNGPGESKHANIGISLPGSGENPAAPVFIDGEKVKTLRGERIAEEFQQIVSDYVARNYGRAEATN from the coding sequence ATGCAATCCGAAGCTCAATCCCCACGCAGCAGTCAGATTTGTTCAACCGAGCCGGTGTTCGGCGGGCATCAGCCGCGCCGCGTATCGCATGCGGTGGATGTCCGCTGGGGCGGGCAACTCGTGACGATCGGCGGCGACGCGCCGGTGCGCGTGCAGTCGATGACGAATACCGACACGGCCGACGCGATCGGCACGGCGATCCAGATCAAGGAACTCGCGAACGCGGGCTCCGAACTGGTGCGCATCACGGTCAACACGCCCGAGGCCGCCGCCGCCGTGCCGGCGATCCGCGAGCAACTCGACCGGATGGGCGTGACCGTGCCGCTCGTCGGCGATTTCCACTACAACGGCCACCTGCTGCTGCGCGATTACCCGGGCTGCGCGGAGGCGCTGTCGAAGTACCGGATCAACCCCGGCAACGTCGGCCAAGGCGCGAAGCGCGATACGCAGTTCGCGCTGATGATCGAGGCCGCGGCCAAGTACGACAAGGTCGTGCGAATCGGCGTGAACTGGGGCAGCCTGGACCAGGACCTGCTCGCGCGCATGATGGACGAGAACGGTGCACGTTCGCAGCCGTGGGGCGCGCAAAGCGTGATGTACGAGGCGCTGATCCAGTCGGCGATCGGCTCGGCCGAACGTGCGGTCGAACTCGGCCTCGGCCGTGACCGCATCGTGCTGTCGTGCAAGGTCAGCGGCGTGCAGGATCTGATCGCCGTGTACCGCGAGCTCGGCCGCCGCTGCGGCTTCGCGCTGCACCTCGGGCTGACCGAGGCCGGCATGGGCTCGAAGGGCATCGTTGCGTCGACGGCCGCGCTTGGCGTGCTGCTGCAGGAAGGGATCGGCGATACGATCCGCATCTCGCTGACGCCGGAACCGGGCGCGCCGCGCACGGGTGAAGTGATCGTCGGCCAGGAAATCTTGCAGACGATGGGCCTGCGCTCGTTCGCACCGATGGTGATCGCGTGCCCGGGCTGCGGCCGCACGACGAGCACGCTGTTCCAGGAACTCGCGATGCAGATCCAGACCTACCTGCGCGAGCAGATGCCGGTCTGGCGCAAGGAATATCCGGGCGTCGAGAAGATGAACGTCGCGGTGATGGGCTGCATCGTCAACGGCCCGGGCGAGTCGAAGCACGCGAACATCGGCATCAGCCTGCCGGGTTCGGGCGAGAACCCGGCCGCGCCCGTCTTCATCGACGGCGAGAAGGTCAAGACGCTGCGCGGCGAGCGGATCGCCGAGGAATTCCAGCAGATCGTCAGCGACTACGTCGCACGCAACTACGGCCGCGCTGAGGCCACGAACTAA
- the der gene encoding ribosome biogenesis GTPase Der produces the protein MKPVIALVGRPNVGKSTLFNRLTRSRDALVADLPGLTRDRHYGEGRVGERPYLVVDTGGFEPVAKDGILHEMARQTRQAVEEADIVVFIVDGRNGLAPQDKSIADYLRKTGRPIFLVVNKAEGMKYTAVATDFYELGLGDPRAISAAHGDGVTDMINEALEVAYADRPEEEDENDPSRGIKIAIVGRPNVGKSTLVNALIGEDRVIAFDMPGTTRDSIYVDFERNGKKYTLIDTAGLRRRGKVFEAIEKFSVVKTLQSISDANVVILLLDAQQDISDQDAHIAGFVVEQGRALVIGVNKWDGLDEHARDRAKADLTRKLKFLDFAKSHFISAAKKTGIGALMRSVDDAYAAAMAKLPTPKLTRALIEAVEFQQPRRRGPVRPKLRYAHQGGQNPPLIVIHGNALDAVTETYKRYLENRFRETFSLTGTPLRIEFRSSNNPYADKG, from the coding sequence ATGAAACCGGTTATTGCCCTTGTTGGGCGCCCCAATGTGGGGAAATCCACGCTGTTCAACCGGCTCACGCGCTCGCGCGATGCGCTGGTCGCCGACCTGCCGGGCCTGACGCGCGATCGCCATTACGGCGAAGGGCGCGTCGGCGAGCGGCCGTACCTGGTCGTCGATACGGGCGGCTTCGAACCCGTCGCGAAGGACGGCATCCTGCACGAGATGGCGCGCCAGACGCGGCAGGCCGTCGAGGAAGCCGACATCGTCGTGTTCATCGTCGACGGCCGCAACGGGCTCGCGCCGCAGGACAAGTCGATCGCCGACTACCTGCGCAAGACCGGCCGGCCGATCTTCCTCGTCGTCAACAAGGCCGAGGGGATGAAGTACACGGCGGTCGCGACCGACTTCTACGAACTCGGGCTCGGCGATCCGCGCGCGATCTCGGCCGCGCACGGCGACGGCGTGACCGACATGATCAACGAGGCCCTGGAGGTTGCTTACGCCGACCGCCCGGAGGAAGAGGACGAAAACGATCCGTCGCGCGGTATCAAGATCGCGATCGTCGGCCGTCCGAACGTCGGCAAGTCGACGCTCGTGAACGCGCTGATCGGCGAAGATCGCGTGATCGCGTTCGACATGCCGGGCACGACGCGCGATTCGATCTACGTCGACTTCGAGCGTAACGGCAAGAAATATACGCTGATCGACACGGCCGGCCTGCGCCGCCGCGGCAAGGTGTTCGAGGCGATCGAGAAGTTCTCGGTCGTGAAGACGCTGCAATCGATCTCCGATGCGAACGTCGTCATTCTTCTGCTGGATGCGCAGCAGGACATTTCCGACCAGGACGCGCACATCGCCGGCTTCGTCGTCGAGCAGGGCCGCGCGCTCGTGATCGGCGTCAACAAGTGGGATGGCCTCGACGAGCACGCGCGCGACCGCGCGAAAGCGGATTTGACCCGCAAGCTGAAATTCCTCGACTTCGCGAAATCGCACTTCATTTCGGCCGCGAAGAAGACGGGTATCGGCGCGCTGATGCGCTCGGTCGACGACGCGTACGCGGCGGCGATGGCGAAGCTGCCGACGCCGAAGCTCACGCGTGCGCTGATCGAGGCCGTCGAATTCCAGCAGCCGCGCCGTCGCGGCCCGGTGCGCCCGAAGCTGCGCTACGCGCACCAGGGCGGCCAGAATCCGCCGCTCATCGTCATCCACGGCAATGCGCTCGACGCGGTCACGGAAACCTACAAACGCTACCTCGAAAACCGGTTCCGCGAAACTTTCTCGCTGACCGGGACTCCATTGCGCATAGAGTTCCGTTCGTCGAACAACCCGTACGCGGACAAGGGCTGA
- the bamB gene encoding outer membrane protein assembly factor BamB gives MNLLKRYAVPVACAAAVLALAACSSSKDARRVPTPLTEFKPVMDVQQVWKASVGKGGRYLFSPVAVGDAVYAAGENGSVEKIDAKTGQTLWRSKVGSDLSAGVGSDGNLTAVGALKGGVFVLGPDGKQLWKTSVQGEIFSPPLVGNGLVVVRTIDGQVIAFNAQTGEQKWNYRNRAVPLNLRVSAGMTFAGDAAVLAGFPGGGLVAINLQTGEPFWQTPVSFPKGVTEVERINDVSGPPTLVGAEACAVTFQGQLGCFDANSGRPLWEKAFSSRSGLAQDDSVVAGGDDWSVVTAYDAASGNQLWRNDKLKSRDVGVPYLLGHAVVMGDYKGFVHFLSREDGSFIARMKTDGSAITAAPVLAGNTLVVQTKDGGLYGFRPR, from the coding sequence ATGAATTTGCTGAAACGTTACGCTGTGCCCGTTGCCTGCGCGGCGGCTGTCCTCGCATTGGCGGCTTGCTCGTCGTCGAAGGACGCGCGTCGCGTGCCGACGCCGCTGACCGAGTTCAAGCCCGTCATGGACGTGCAACAGGTCTGGAAGGCGAGCGTCGGCAAGGGCGGACGCTACCTGTTCTCGCCGGTGGCCGTGGGCGACGCCGTCTATGCGGCGGGCGAAAACGGTTCGGTCGAGAAGATCGACGCGAAGACGGGCCAGACGCTCTGGCGTTCGAAGGTCGGTTCGGACCTGTCGGCCGGTGTCGGCAGCGACGGCAATCTGACGGCGGTCGGCGCGCTGAAGGGCGGCGTGTTCGTGCTGGGCCCGGACGGCAAGCAACTGTGGAAGACCAGCGTGCAGGGCGAGATCTTCTCGCCGCCGCTCGTCGGCAACGGCCTCGTGGTCGTCCGTACGATCGACGGCCAGGTGATCGCGTTCAACGCACAGACGGGCGAGCAGAAGTGGAACTACCGCAACCGCGCGGTGCCGCTGAACCTGCGCGTGTCGGCCGGCATGACGTTCGCGGGTGACGCGGCGGTGCTGGCGGGCTTCCCCGGCGGCGGTCTGGTCGCGATCAACCTGCAGACGGGCGAGCCGTTCTGGCAGACGCCGGTGTCGTTCCCGAAGGGCGTGACCGAGGTCGAGCGCATCAACGACGTCAGCGGCCCGCCGACGCTCGTGGGCGCGGAGGCATGCGCGGTGACGTTCCAGGGTCAGCTCGGCTGCTTCGATGCGAACTCGGGCCGCCCACTGTGGGAAAAGGCGTTCTCGAGCCGCAGCGGTCTTGCACAGGACGATTCGGTGGTCGCCGGCGGCGACGACTGGTCGGTCGTGACGGCGTACGACGCGGCATCGGGCAACCAGCTGTGGCGCAACGACAAGCTGAAGAGTCGTGACGTCGGCGTGCCGTACCTGCTCGGGCATGCGGTCGTGATGGGCGATTACAAGGGCTTCGTGCACTTCCTGTCGCGCGAAGACGGCAGCTTCATCGCACGGATGAAGACCGACGGCAGCGCGATTACGGCGGCGCCGGTCCTCGCGGGCAATACGCTCGTCGTGCAGACGAAGGACGGCGGCCTGTACGGGTTCCGTCCGCGCTGA
- the rlmN gene encoding 23S rRNA (adenine(2503)-C(2))-methyltransferase RlmN, with translation MTSETSVNLLDFDAEGLVAYCGSLGEKPFRAKQLQRWIHQYNAGDFDGMTDLAKSLREKLKGRASIVMPDIASDHVSTDGTRKWLIDVGSGNAVETVFIPEETRGTLCVSSQAGCAVNCRFCSTGKQGFSRNLSTAEIIGQLRMAEFALRASLGRAPGPNGKAERVVTNVVMMGMGEPLLNYSAVVPAMRLMLDDNAYGLSRRRVTLSTSGVVPMMDRLGAELPVALAVSLHAPNDALRDELVPLNKKYPLRELMAACQRYLKVAPRDFITFEYCMLDGVNDTEAHARELLAVTRDVPCKFNLIPFNPFPESGLIRSKPEQIKRFAQVLIDAGVVTTVRKTRGDDIDAACGQLAGAVKDRTRLAERTGTAGKIIEVRAV, from the coding sequence ATGACGAGCGAAACTTCCGTCAATCTTCTCGACTTCGATGCCGAGGGTCTTGTCGCGTACTGCGGCAGCCTCGGCGAGAAGCCGTTCCGCGCCAAGCAGTTGCAGCGCTGGATCCACCAGTACAACGCCGGCGATTTCGACGGCATGACCGATCTCGCAAAGTCCCTGAGAGAAAAGCTCAAGGGCCGTGCGTCGATCGTGATGCCCGATATCGCCAGCGATCACGTTTCCACCGACGGCACGCGCAAGTGGCTGATCGACGTCGGAAGCGGCAATGCGGTCGAAACCGTGTTCATCCCGGAAGAGACGCGCGGCACGTTGTGCGTGTCGTCGCAGGCCGGGTGCGCGGTCAACTGCCGCTTCTGTTCGACGGGCAAGCAGGGCTTTTCCCGCAACCTGTCGACAGCCGAAATCATCGGCCAGCTCCGCATGGCCGAATTTGCATTGCGAGCGTCGCTGGGCCGCGCGCCCGGCCCGAACGGCAAGGCCGAACGGGTCGTCACCAACGTGGTGATGATGGGCATGGGCGAGCCGCTGCTGAATTACAGCGCGGTCGTGCCCGCGATGCGGCTGATGCTCGACGACAACGCGTACGGCCTGTCGCGCCGCCGCGTCACGCTGTCCACGTCCGGCGTGGTGCCGATGATGGATCGCCTCGGCGCCGAGTTGCCGGTCGCGCTGGCCGTTTCGCTGCACGCGCCGAACGATGCGCTGCGCGACGAGCTGGTGCCGCTCAACAAGAAGTATCCGCTTCGCGAGCTGATGGCTGCGTGCCAGCGCTATCTGAAAGTCGCACCGCGCGACTTCATTACATTCGAATACTGCATGCTGGACGGCGTCAACGACACCGAAGCGCATGCACGCGAACTGCTGGCCGTCACGCGCGACGTGCCGTGCAAGTTCAATCTGATCCCGTTCAATCCGTTTCCGGAGTCGGGCCTCATCCGCTCGAAGCCGGAGCAGATCAAGCGCTTCGCACAGGTTCTCATCGACGCGGGTGTCGTCACGACCGTGCGCAAGACGCGCGGCGACGACATCGATGCCGCGTGCGGCCAGCTGGCCGGCGCGGTGAAGGACCGCACGCGCCTGGCGGAACGAACGGGCACGGCAGGAAAAATCATCGAAGTTCGGGCAGTTTGA